In the Solanum pennellii chromosome 5, SPENNV200 genome, one interval contains:
- the LOC107018642 gene encoding probable NAD(P)H dehydrogenase subunit CRR3, chloroplastic codes for MVGVKCMCMSMSTIFASSSLPPTDPNLKPPFLKTQTRVERKLSVAEIERAIGAGIFKDRDTTRSAKENKTLFDSILSNSVGENEGDVEKKLRQTGEWLIHKTQNTSASTGKQILVVVFQWILPMWIIAFLLASGILNLPFLDDLLL; via the exons ATGGTTGGAGTAAAGTGTATGTGTATGTCCATGTCCACAATTTTTGCATCTTCATCTCTACCACCTACTGACCCTAACTTAAAACCTCCATTCCTCAAAACCCAAACAAGAGTTGAAAGGAAACTCTCAGTTGCAGAGATAGAAAGAGCCATTGGTGCTGGCATTTTTAAAGATAGAGATACCACCAG GAGTGCAAAGGAGAATAAAACATTGTTTGACTCAATTTTGTCCAATTCTGTTGGGGAGAATGAAGGGGATGTTGAGAAGAAGCTAAGACAAACTGGTGAATGGCTTATTCATAAAACTCAAAACACATCTGCCTCTACtg GAAAACAGATTTTAGTTGTTGTCTTTCAATGGATTCTACCAATGTGGATTATTGCATTTCTTCTTGCTTCTGGGATCCTCAACCTACCATTTCTTGATGACTTGCTTTTGTAA
- the LOC107020511 gene encoding uncharacterized protein LOC107020511 isoform X1 — translation MITSIGGEMLLKPPTYLVKGVLRTPVGISVTVKRRKAYNPSFFSNSTFFHNHFNPRLCSSDGMGEVYVNPHQDFDMINDASSNVALFVRMLGLDHDLLDREQAVIALWKYSLGGKQCVDTILQFRGSVNLTVNLLRSESNAACEAAAGLLKMISSVDIYRDLVADSGAVEEIYAVLRRSSLSSDVMEQGLCTLWNLSVDEKHRNKIANSDFLPLLIKFLEYEEVQVKEAAGGILANLALTASNHNNMIEAGVIPKLAMLLKNEAEGSKVIRNEATNALLELAKDEYSKILIMEEGLLLVPLVGAASYKSFKPPLYSWPSFPDGTKIEKTPKPSRFGASELLLGLNIEDNNVNIEEGKKNAMIGRTRQQFLARIGAIETEEENKSRGGLPSNPRFTLLPWIDGVARLVLILGLEDESAIARAADAIADASINEHMRVSFKEAGAINPLVKLINHPSDTVKLAVLRAIKRLSISDDVCQRLEEQNALYSLVDLLSNSEISKSLTRMVLDILTRILDPSKEMKSKFYNGPVNGSIKARSAARNAGLTGNENVKVASTTSLETVNVVDLLDSTVLSRLVDIMRTSSPDLQRKAASILEFASVIEPCMEKILSIDLETGLDAVLQQKTLNDTESEIDMQNPELYALEVEDAGYAISAASRLLTRLLDFEQFCHIVNASHFTKLLRKVLKSDIPLYHKDWVAACLVKLSYLSGPNFDYNNPINLEVTLYETIPRLIEQMKTSYSREVEEASVVELNRITSEEVVNSIRAVAAEGGIFPLVKVLENGSERAVEAALAILYNLSMESENHAAIIAAGAVPILRRLVLAQGSHWMRALRLLRTLPT, via the exons ATGATAACATCAATTGGGGGAGAGATGTTGCTGAAGCCACCGACTTATTTGGTTAAAGGAGTGTTACGAACTCCAGTAGGAATTAGTGTGACAGTTAAAAGAAGAAAAGCTTATAATCCCTCATTCTTTTCAAACTCTACGTTTTTCCATAATCATTTCAACCCCAGGTTGTGTTCCAGTGATGGCATGGGTGAAGTTTATGTTAACCCTCACCAG GATTttgatatgataaatgatgCCTCATCTAATGTCGCATTGTTTGTTCGGATGCTTGGCTTGGATCATGACCTTCTAGATAGAGAACAAGCAGTAATTGCTCTTTGGAAATATTCACTTGGTGGAAAGCAGTGTGTTGATACCATACTGCAGTTTCGGGGTTCTGTTAATCTCACTGTGAACCTTTTAAGGTCTGAATCTAATGCTGCTTGTGAAGCAGCGGCTGGTTTATTAAAGATGATATCCTCAGTGGATATATATAGAGACCTTGTGGCAGATAGTGGTGCTGTAGAAGAGATATATGCCGTCCTCAGACGTTCTTCCCTCTCATCAGAT GTGATGGAGCAAGGGTTATGTACGTTGTGGAATTTATCTGTGGATGAGAAACACAGAAACAAAATTGCCAACTCTGATTTCCTGCCTTTACTAATAAAGTTCCTCGAGTACGAAGAAGTGCAAGTGAAGGAGGCAGCTGGAGGGATTCTGGCAAATTTGGCGTTGACTGCTTCTAATCACAATAATATGATTGAAGCAGGTGTCATTCCAAAACTG GCAATGCTCTTGAAAAATGAGGCTGAGGGATCTAAGGTCATTAGAAATGAAGCGACAAACGCGTTGCTGGAACTTGCGAAAGATGAGTACAGCAAGATTCTTATCATGGAGGAAGGTCTTCTTCTGGTCCCTTTAGTTGGTGCAGCTTCCTACAAGTCCTTCAAACCACCTCTGTATTCATGGCCTTCTTTTCCTGATGGCACCAAAATTgaaaaaaccccaaaaccttcAAGATTTGGTGCCTCTGAATTACTTCTTGGATTAAATATTGAGGATAATAATGTAAACATTGAGGAAGGAAAGAAGAATGCAATGATAGGACGCACTCGACAACAATTTCTTGCACGTATCGGGGCAATTGAAACTGAAGAAGAGAACAAATCCAGGGGTGGACTTCCTTCGAATCCAAGGTTTACTCTTTTGCCGTGGATTGATGGTGTGGCTCGGTTGGTATTAATTCTTGGACTTGAAGATGAGTCAGCTATTGCTAGAGCTGCAGATGCCATTGCAGATGCTTCTATTAATGAACATATGCGAGTTTCATTTAAAGAAGCAGGTGCTATAAACCCTCTTGTAAAGCTAATTAACCATCCTAGTGACACTGTTAAATTAGCTGTTCTTCGGGCTATAAAGAGGCTGTCTATCAG TGATGACGTATGCCAAAGGTTGGAAGAACAAAATGCTTTGTATTCTTTGGTTGACTTGCTCAGTAACTCAGAGATCTCTAAGAGTTTGACAAGAATG GTATTGGACATTCTTACTCGGATCCTAGATCCTAGCAAAGAAATGAAATCAAAG TTTTATAATGGACCAGTTAATGGGTCAATAAAGGCAAGGAGTGCAGCAAGAAATGCCGGGTTGACTGGAAATGAAAATGTGAAAGTTGCATCAACTACCAg TTTGGAAACTGTCAATGTGGTGGATCTTTTAGATTCAACTGTTTTATCTCGCCTAGTTGATATCATGAGGACATCGTCTCCGGATTTGCAGAGGAAAGCTGCTTCTATCCTTGAGTTCGCTTCAGTTATTGAGCCGTGCATGGAAAAGATCCTGTCCATTGACCTAGAAACTGGTCTAGATGCTGTTCTCCAGCAGAAAACTTTAAATG ATACAGAATCTGAAATAGATATGCAGAACCCGGAACTATATGCCCTTGAGGTAGAAGACGCAGGTTATGCAATATCTGCAGCATCTCGATTACTTACAAGACTGCTGGACTTTGAGCAATTCTGTCATATAGTAAATGCATCTCATTTCACAAAATTACTGCGGAAGGTTCTGAAATCTGACATCCCTCTATACCACAAAGACTGGGTTGCTGCCTGCCTTGTAAAGCTGAGCTATCTCTCTGGTCCAAATTTTGACTATAATAATCCAATCAACTTAGAAGTAACTCTTTACGAGACAATCCCAAGGCTGATAGAACAGATGAAGACCTCATATTCACGGGAAGTAGAAGAGGCTTCTGTTGTAGAACTGAACAGAATAACCTCTGAAGAGGTGGTGAATTCCATAAGAGCCGTGGCTGCAGAGGGAGGGATATTTCCGTTAGTGAAGGTGCTTGAAAATGGGAGCGAGCGAGCTGTTGAAGCAGCTCTAGCAATACTATATAATTTGAGTATGGAGAGTGAGAATCATGCTGCAATTATAGCTGCAGGAGCTGTGCCAATTTTGAGAAGACTTGTATTAGCTCAAGGGTCACATTGGATGCGAGCTCTGAGATTGCTTAGGACATTACCTACATAA
- the LOC107020511 gene encoding uncharacterized protein LOC107020511 isoform X2 → MITSIGGEMLLKPPTYLVKGVLRTPVGISVTVKRRKAYNPSFFSNSTFFHNHFNPRLCSSDGMGEVYVNPHQDFDMINDASSNVALFVRMLGLDHDLLDREQAVIALWKYSLGGKQCVDTILQFRGSVNLTVNLLRSESNAACEAAAGLLKMISSVDIYRDLVADSGAVEEIYAVLRRSSLSSDVMEQGLCTLWNLSVDEKHRNKIANSDFLPLLIKFLEYEEVQVKEAAGGILANLALTASNHNNMIEAGVIPKLAMLLKNEAEGSKVIRNEATNALLELAKDEYSKILIMEEGLLLVPLVGAASYKSFKPPLYSWPSFPDGTKIEKTPKPSRFGASELLLGLNIEDNNVNIEEGKKNAMIGRTRQQFLARIGAIETEEENKSRGGLPSNPRFTLLPWIDGVARLVLILGLEDESAIARAADAIADASINEHMRVSFKEAGAINPLVKLINHPSDTVKLAVLRAIKRLSISDDVCQRLEEQNALYSLVDLLSNSEISKSLTRMVLDILTRILDPSKEMKSKFYNGPVNGSIKARSAARNAGLTGNENVKVASTTSLETVNVVDLLDSTVLSRLVDIMRTSSPDLQRKAASILEFASVIEPCMEKILSIDLETGLDAVLQQKTLNESEIDMQNPELYALEVEDAGYAISAASRLLTRLLDFEQFCHIVNASHFTKLLRKVLKSDIPLYHKDWVAACLVKLSYLSGPNFDYNNPINLEVTLYETIPRLIEQMKTSYSREVEEASVVELNRITSEEVVNSIRAVAAEGGIFPLVKVLENGSERAVEAALAILYNLSMESENHAAIIAAGAVPILRRLVLAQGSHWMRALRLLRTLPT, encoded by the exons ATGATAACATCAATTGGGGGAGAGATGTTGCTGAAGCCACCGACTTATTTGGTTAAAGGAGTGTTACGAACTCCAGTAGGAATTAGTGTGACAGTTAAAAGAAGAAAAGCTTATAATCCCTCATTCTTTTCAAACTCTACGTTTTTCCATAATCATTTCAACCCCAGGTTGTGTTCCAGTGATGGCATGGGTGAAGTTTATGTTAACCCTCACCAG GATTttgatatgataaatgatgCCTCATCTAATGTCGCATTGTTTGTTCGGATGCTTGGCTTGGATCATGACCTTCTAGATAGAGAACAAGCAGTAATTGCTCTTTGGAAATATTCACTTGGTGGAAAGCAGTGTGTTGATACCATACTGCAGTTTCGGGGTTCTGTTAATCTCACTGTGAACCTTTTAAGGTCTGAATCTAATGCTGCTTGTGAAGCAGCGGCTGGTTTATTAAAGATGATATCCTCAGTGGATATATATAGAGACCTTGTGGCAGATAGTGGTGCTGTAGAAGAGATATATGCCGTCCTCAGACGTTCTTCCCTCTCATCAGAT GTGATGGAGCAAGGGTTATGTACGTTGTGGAATTTATCTGTGGATGAGAAACACAGAAACAAAATTGCCAACTCTGATTTCCTGCCTTTACTAATAAAGTTCCTCGAGTACGAAGAAGTGCAAGTGAAGGAGGCAGCTGGAGGGATTCTGGCAAATTTGGCGTTGACTGCTTCTAATCACAATAATATGATTGAAGCAGGTGTCATTCCAAAACTG GCAATGCTCTTGAAAAATGAGGCTGAGGGATCTAAGGTCATTAGAAATGAAGCGACAAACGCGTTGCTGGAACTTGCGAAAGATGAGTACAGCAAGATTCTTATCATGGAGGAAGGTCTTCTTCTGGTCCCTTTAGTTGGTGCAGCTTCCTACAAGTCCTTCAAACCACCTCTGTATTCATGGCCTTCTTTTCCTGATGGCACCAAAATTgaaaaaaccccaaaaccttcAAGATTTGGTGCCTCTGAATTACTTCTTGGATTAAATATTGAGGATAATAATGTAAACATTGAGGAAGGAAAGAAGAATGCAATGATAGGACGCACTCGACAACAATTTCTTGCACGTATCGGGGCAATTGAAACTGAAGAAGAGAACAAATCCAGGGGTGGACTTCCTTCGAATCCAAGGTTTACTCTTTTGCCGTGGATTGATGGTGTGGCTCGGTTGGTATTAATTCTTGGACTTGAAGATGAGTCAGCTATTGCTAGAGCTGCAGATGCCATTGCAGATGCTTCTATTAATGAACATATGCGAGTTTCATTTAAAGAAGCAGGTGCTATAAACCCTCTTGTAAAGCTAATTAACCATCCTAGTGACACTGTTAAATTAGCTGTTCTTCGGGCTATAAAGAGGCTGTCTATCAG TGATGACGTATGCCAAAGGTTGGAAGAACAAAATGCTTTGTATTCTTTGGTTGACTTGCTCAGTAACTCAGAGATCTCTAAGAGTTTGACAAGAATG GTATTGGACATTCTTACTCGGATCCTAGATCCTAGCAAAGAAATGAAATCAAAG TTTTATAATGGACCAGTTAATGGGTCAATAAAGGCAAGGAGTGCAGCAAGAAATGCCGGGTTGACTGGAAATGAAAATGTGAAAGTTGCATCAACTACCAg TTTGGAAACTGTCAATGTGGTGGATCTTTTAGATTCAACTGTTTTATCTCGCCTAGTTGATATCATGAGGACATCGTCTCCGGATTTGCAGAGGAAAGCTGCTTCTATCCTTGAGTTCGCTTCAGTTATTGAGCCGTGCATGGAAAAGATCCTGTCCATTGACCTAGAAACTGGTCTAGATGCTGTTCTCCAGCAGAAAACTTTAAATG AATCTGAAATAGATATGCAGAACCCGGAACTATATGCCCTTGAGGTAGAAGACGCAGGTTATGCAATATCTGCAGCATCTCGATTACTTACAAGACTGCTGGACTTTGAGCAATTCTGTCATATAGTAAATGCATCTCATTTCACAAAATTACTGCGGAAGGTTCTGAAATCTGACATCCCTCTATACCACAAAGACTGGGTTGCTGCCTGCCTTGTAAAGCTGAGCTATCTCTCTGGTCCAAATTTTGACTATAATAATCCAATCAACTTAGAAGTAACTCTTTACGAGACAATCCCAAGGCTGATAGAACAGATGAAGACCTCATATTCACGGGAAGTAGAAGAGGCTTCTGTTGTAGAACTGAACAGAATAACCTCTGAAGAGGTGGTGAATTCCATAAGAGCCGTGGCTGCAGAGGGAGGGATATTTCCGTTAGTGAAGGTGCTTGAAAATGGGAGCGAGCGAGCTGTTGAAGCAGCTCTAGCAATACTATATAATTTGAGTATGGAGAGTGAGAATCATGCTGCAATTATAGCTGCAGGAGCTGTGCCAATTTTGAGAAGACTTGTATTAGCTCAAGGGTCACATTGGATGCGAGCTCTGAGATTGCTTAGGACATTACCTACATAA
- the LOC107020511 gene encoding protein ARABIDILLO 2 isoform X3 — protein MITSIGGEMLLKPPTYLVKGVLRTPVGISVTVKRRKAYNPSFFSNSTFFHNHFNPRLCSSDGMGEVYVNPHQDFDMINDASSNVALFVRMLGLDHDLLDREQAVIALWKYSLGGKQCVDTILQFRGSVNLTVNLLRSESNAACEAAAGLLKMISSVDIYRDLVADSGAVEEIYAVLRRSSLSSDVMEQGLCTLWNLSVDEKHRNKIANSDFLPLLIKFLEYEEVQVKEAAGGILANLALTASNHNNMIEAGVIPKLAMLLKNEAEGSKVIRNEATNALLELAKDEYSKILIMEEGLLLVPLVGAASYKSFKPPLYSWPSFPDGTKIEKTPKPSRFGASELLLGLNIEDNNVNIEEGKKNAMIGRTRQQFLARIGAIETEEENKSRGGLPSNPRFTLLPWIDGVARLVLILGLEDESAIARAADAIADASINEHMRVSFKEAGAINPLVKLINHPSDTVKLAVLRAIKRLSISDDVCQRLEEQNALYSLVDLLSNSEISKSLTRMVLDILTRILDPSKEMKSKFYNGPVNGSIKARSAARNAGLTGNENVKVASTTSLETVNVVDLLDSTVLSRLVDIMRTSSPDLQRKAASILEFASVIEPCMEKILSIDLETGLDAVLQQKTLNEKLGVLWWTIWNERNQRCFEGKNNNIQKIKINCLGFYYFWCKQVIIENSEDVFNVIDWL, from the exons ATGATAACATCAATTGGGGGAGAGATGTTGCTGAAGCCACCGACTTATTTGGTTAAAGGAGTGTTACGAACTCCAGTAGGAATTAGTGTGACAGTTAAAAGAAGAAAAGCTTATAATCCCTCATTCTTTTCAAACTCTACGTTTTTCCATAATCATTTCAACCCCAGGTTGTGTTCCAGTGATGGCATGGGTGAAGTTTATGTTAACCCTCACCAG GATTttgatatgataaatgatgCCTCATCTAATGTCGCATTGTTTGTTCGGATGCTTGGCTTGGATCATGACCTTCTAGATAGAGAACAAGCAGTAATTGCTCTTTGGAAATATTCACTTGGTGGAAAGCAGTGTGTTGATACCATACTGCAGTTTCGGGGTTCTGTTAATCTCACTGTGAACCTTTTAAGGTCTGAATCTAATGCTGCTTGTGAAGCAGCGGCTGGTTTATTAAAGATGATATCCTCAGTGGATATATATAGAGACCTTGTGGCAGATAGTGGTGCTGTAGAAGAGATATATGCCGTCCTCAGACGTTCTTCCCTCTCATCAGAT GTGATGGAGCAAGGGTTATGTACGTTGTGGAATTTATCTGTGGATGAGAAACACAGAAACAAAATTGCCAACTCTGATTTCCTGCCTTTACTAATAAAGTTCCTCGAGTACGAAGAAGTGCAAGTGAAGGAGGCAGCTGGAGGGATTCTGGCAAATTTGGCGTTGACTGCTTCTAATCACAATAATATGATTGAAGCAGGTGTCATTCCAAAACTG GCAATGCTCTTGAAAAATGAGGCTGAGGGATCTAAGGTCATTAGAAATGAAGCGACAAACGCGTTGCTGGAACTTGCGAAAGATGAGTACAGCAAGATTCTTATCATGGAGGAAGGTCTTCTTCTGGTCCCTTTAGTTGGTGCAGCTTCCTACAAGTCCTTCAAACCACCTCTGTATTCATGGCCTTCTTTTCCTGATGGCACCAAAATTgaaaaaaccccaaaaccttcAAGATTTGGTGCCTCTGAATTACTTCTTGGATTAAATATTGAGGATAATAATGTAAACATTGAGGAAGGAAAGAAGAATGCAATGATAGGACGCACTCGACAACAATTTCTTGCACGTATCGGGGCAATTGAAACTGAAGAAGAGAACAAATCCAGGGGTGGACTTCCTTCGAATCCAAGGTTTACTCTTTTGCCGTGGATTGATGGTGTGGCTCGGTTGGTATTAATTCTTGGACTTGAAGATGAGTCAGCTATTGCTAGAGCTGCAGATGCCATTGCAGATGCTTCTATTAATGAACATATGCGAGTTTCATTTAAAGAAGCAGGTGCTATAAACCCTCTTGTAAAGCTAATTAACCATCCTAGTGACACTGTTAAATTAGCTGTTCTTCGGGCTATAAAGAGGCTGTCTATCAG TGATGACGTATGCCAAAGGTTGGAAGAACAAAATGCTTTGTATTCTTTGGTTGACTTGCTCAGTAACTCAGAGATCTCTAAGAGTTTGACAAGAATG GTATTGGACATTCTTACTCGGATCCTAGATCCTAGCAAAGAAATGAAATCAAAG TTTTATAATGGACCAGTTAATGGGTCAATAAAGGCAAGGAGTGCAGCAAGAAATGCCGGGTTGACTGGAAATGAAAATGTGAAAGTTGCATCAACTACCAg TTTGGAAACTGTCAATGTGGTGGATCTTTTAGATTCAACTGTTTTATCTCGCCTAGTTGATATCATGAGGACATCGTCTCCGGATTTGCAGAGGAAAGCTGCTTCTATCCTTGAGTTCGCTTCAGTTATTGAGCCGTGCATGGAAAAGATCCTGTCCATTGACCTAGAAACTGGTCTAGATGCTGTTCTCCAGCAGAAAACTTTAAATG AAAAGCTTGGTGTTCTCTGGTGGACAATTTGGAATGAAAGGAATCAAAGATGTTTTGAAGGAAAGAACAACAATATTCAGAAGATAAAGATAAACTGCCtaggtttttattatttttggtgtaagcaagtaataatagaaaattCTGAAGATGTTTTTAATGTTATTGACTGGCTGTAA